The nucleotide window TGAGGATGTCTTCTCGATCACGGGTCGTGGCACTGTGGCCACCGGCCGTATCGAGCGTGGCATCGTCAAAGTCGGCGAAGAAATCGAGATCGTCGGCATTAGAGACACCCGCAAAACCACCGTTACCGGTGTTGAGATGTTCCGCAAGCTGCTCGATGAGGGCATGGCCGGAGACAACGTCGGCCTGCTGCTGCGCGGCATCCAGAAGGAGGACATCGAGCGCGGCATGGTGCTTGTGAAGCCAGGCTCCATCACCCCCCACACCAAGTTTGAGGGTGAGGTGTACGTGCTGAAGAAAGAAGAGGGCGGTCGCCACACTCCTTTCTTCGCTGGCTATCGCCCGCAGTTCTACATCCGCACGACGGATGTGACCGGCCAGATCACCGCCTTCACTGCCGATGACGGTAGCGATGTGGAAATGGTGATGCCTGGTGACCGCATCAAGATGACCGGCGAGCTGATCTGCCCGGTGGCCATCGAGCAGGGAATGCGTTTCGCCATCCGTGAAGGCGGCCGCACCATTGGTGCAGGCGTGGTCTCCAAGATCATCGAGTGATCTAATCCCCTCCTCGTTAGGGGATGAACCGACTGAGGTCGGGTCATCCCCTAATCTTTTAAAAGGAGTCAGCTGTGTTCCTAATCAGCTGAACCGCACCTCGACAATCCACCTTTCGTGATCTCCTTAGGAGATTCCAAACTGCTTCATGTCAACTGCCATTGCTCAGCAGAAGATCCGCATCCGTCTCAAGGCGTTTGATCGCCGCATGTTGGATCTCTCTTGCGACAAAATTATTGAAACGGCCGACAACACGGCAGCGACTGCCATCGGCCCAATCCCCCTGCCCACCAAACGCAAGATTTACTGCGTGCTGCGTTCCCCTCACGTGGACAAGGATTCCCGTGAACACTTCGAGACCCGCACGCATCGACGCATCATCGATATTTATAGCCCTTCGGCAAAGACCATTGACGCGTTGATGAAGCTGGATCTTCCCAGTGGCGTTGATATTGAAGTGAAGCTCTGAAGACAGCTCGTTGAACCGGTCAGCTTCCTAGGATCAAAAACCCGATTGATGCATGCGTGGCTGACCTGTCCGTCAGAGAACTTCCTCTTTTCCCTCTGCCGGACATCGTGCTCTTCCCGAGCGATGTTCTCCCCTTACACATCTTCGAGTCCCGCTATCGGATGATGCTGCAGAGCGTCTTAGAGACCGACAGGCGTTTCGGCGTCGTCCGGTGGGACCCACACACCCAGAGCATGGCCTCGATCGGCTGCTGTGCCGAAGTGATCCAGCATCAAACCGGTGAAGATGGTCGAAGCAATATCGTCACGCTTGGGCAGCAACGCTTCCGGGTTCTGAACGTGACCCGTGAGACGCCCTTCCGCACAGCCATGGTCAGTTGGATCGAAGACGATCCAGTTGAGGACATGAATTCGCTCCACTCCCTGACCGAGTCTGTTGCATCGGCTTTAAAAGACGTTGTCGAACTCACCGGCAAACTCACCGACTCACCGACTGCGCTCCCCGAAGATTTGCCTGATCTCCCCAGAGAACTCTCCTTCTGGATCGGTGCTCACCTGGGAGGCCCCGTTGCCGATCAGCAACAGGAACTTCTAGAGCTCACTAGCACCCGCAGCAGACTGGAACAAGAGTTCAGCATGCTCGACGAGACCCGCCGTCAACTGGCAGCTCGCACCGTGCTGCGTGACACCCTGTCGTCCTCCAATACGGACAACGGCTGATGCCACTGCCTGCTTTTCTCGGACCAGCGGCGATCGGTGTGGCGGCTGCCGCGGGTGCCTATGTGCTTTGGTCTCGGCGCAATCGCGCTTACCTCTCCAGCGAGAGTGTTGCTTCGGCATACGACGCTTGGACGGAGGACAGGCTTCTAGAAACTCTCTGGGGCGATCATGTTCATCTCGGTCACTACGGAGCTCCCCCCCGCAACAAGGATTTCCGTCGTGCCAAAGCCGATTTCGTCCATGAATTGGTTCGCTGGAGTGGCCTAGACCAGCTGCCACCTGGAGCGAAAGTGCTGGATGTGGGTTGCGGCATCGGCGGCAGCGCCAGGATTCTGGCCAGGGATTATGGGTTTGACGTTCTTGGAGTCAGCATCAGCCCAGCCCAGATCCGCCGGGCCACCGAGCTCACCCCGGAGGGGATGACCTGCAGGTTCGCCGTTATGGATGCCCTCGATCTAGAGCTGAACGATGGAGAGTTTGATGCGGTTTGGAGTGTGGAAGCCGGTCCGCACATGCCGGACAAGCAGCGTTATGCCGATGAATTGTTGCGCATGATCCGTCCTGGTGGAATGCTGGCCATCGCGGATTGGAATCGTCGCGACCCGCTGGATGGACCTTTAAATCGCCAAGAGCGCTGGGTCATGCATCAGCTGCTCACCCAGTGGGCGCACCCTGAATTCGCCAGCATCCGTGGGCTGCAGCACAACCTGGAAACCAGCGTTTATTCGAAAGGTCCGATTGCAGTGGCCAATTGGAATCAGCAGACATTGCCCTCCTGGAACGATTCGATCCTTGAAGGATTAAGACGGCCCTCAGCCGTTCTGCGACTTGGCCCCTCAGCCATCGTTCAGGGTTTGCGCGAAACACCGACACTGCTGTTGATGCGCTGGGCCTTCGCCCGGGGAATGATGCAGTTTGGTGTGTTTCGCCTGAATGGAGATCAGGAGAGATCTGAACTCGGATAAGCCCCGAACTGAGCCAGATGTTCACAGAGGGGGTGAAGCTGGTCCTCCAATGCATCGAGAACGCCTTCAACGTTCGCGCTCGGGAGCTCCACATCCACAAAGAACACGTATTCGCCGAGCTCCCGTTTAGAGGGACGGGATTCGATCCGACTCATGTTCAGTCCCAGCCCAGCGATGGCCTGGAGCGCCTCAATCAGCGCCCCAGGTGCATTGCGATTCAAGGAAAAGGCCAGGCTGGCAACATCTCCCTCCCGCAGCCGTTCACCCCGTTTCAAGAAAAGAAAACGGGTGCAGTTCCCTGCCACGTCATTCACAGGAAAGGCAAGCTGTTGCAACTCCATGCGTTCCCCAACGGAACGATCAGCAATCGCCGCACGGAAGCGACTGCCTCGCACCATGCGAGCGGCTTCTGCCGTCGAGCTGGTGGGAAGCTGCAAGGCCCCGGGAAGATTGGTGGAGAGCCATCCGCTGCATTGCGCCAAGGCCTGGGGATGCGACAGAACCTCCGTGATGTCTGCCATTGATCCGCTGCTGAGCAGGGCATGGCGAATCGGGAGCACCACGGCTCTCCGAACGCAGAGATCCCGATGGGACCAGAGGGCATCCAGGCTTGCGGTAACCCCGCCCTCCACAGAATTCTCCACGGGAACCACGGCACCATCGCAGCGGCCATCCGCCACATGGTCCACAACCGCGCGCAATCCGGAGCACGCCACCAACTCTCCGTCGGGGATGCCTTCAAGCGTGAGCATCTCCCTCGCTGCCCGTTCTCCGTAGGTTCCCTTGGGCCCTAGAAAGGCCAACCGCATCGGCATGAATGACCGTCCCTTGCATCGATAGGATCATGCCGCGTCAGCAGAAGGTCCATGGCTCTGGCCTTCCACGCCAGTCAAAAGCTCGATCTGCCGGTCGTGGCCCAAAGCACGCTCCTAGAGGCTTACCTGCAGGAAAAGGATCGCGTCATCAAAGCCCTACTCGATCCCCGTCAGCTCTCCAAAACAGGCGAAGGAACTTACACCTACACAGTCACCACACTCCAGGTGTTTCAACTGCAGGTGCGACCCGTCGTTTCCCTGGCCGTCAGCCTCAGTGAAGGTGTCCTCTGCATCCAGGCGACGGAGGCGACCCTCGACGGACTGGGCCTCGTTGATGATTTCCAACTCAGCCTCGAGGCCCTGTTGGAAGCCACAGATCGTGGCCTGCAAGGTGAAGCAAACCTCGCTGTCAACGTCAGCCAACCCCCGCTGCTTCGATTGATTCCGAAGCGTGTTCTGGAAAGCACCGGAGAATCCATCCTCAACGGCATCCTGATCACGATCAAAGGCAGGGTCGGCCGCCAGCTGGTCAACGATTTTCAAGACTGGTGCGTGCGTTCCAGTGATGGAGCCCAAAACACTCCGTCAGCTTTGGGCTCCATCACTGGGAAACAACCGGGTTAAAAATGAACGCCGATGCATGGACGTCGGACCTGCAGCGAGCAAGGACTGCCGGTGCAGAACCGTGCCATAGCCGGCATGGCGTTCCAGGCCATAACCAGGGAACCGTTCTGCAAGCCGTTGCATCAACCCATCACGAGTCACTTTCGCCAGAACACTGGCTGCAGCAATCGAGGCCTCTTTGCTGTCACCGCGCACTATTGAGCGCTGATCACCGGCCCAGAGGCGCAAGGGAAGCACGCCATCGACAAGCACAAGCTCAGGGTGTTTCGGAAGCTTCTGCAGGGCCCTGAGCATGGCCAATTCCGTGGCCACCCTGATGCCATGCGCATCGATTTCCCTTGCTGATCCCTGACCAAGAGCCCAGGCCGAAGCCTTGGCTTGGATCTGGGGAACCAGGTCTACCCGCCGTCTGGCGGACAGAGCCTTGCTATCAGTAAGCCCCAGCGCCGTGAGCTCCGCAGCGGCCGATTCAGTAAGACTCACCGCAGCAGCAAAAACAGGCCCGAACAGACAACCGCGGCCGACCTCATCGACACCGACGATCACCCGTCGGTTGCGGAGGAGCGTCGACGACGGCGACCAAGCCGGGTCTCCTCCCCATTGCTGTTGGTGTCCTGTGGTGCTTCATCCTCCGAGGTCTCAACATTGGGAAGGGAGATGGAAACAGCCGCTTCTGGCACTGGAGCCATCTCAAGGGGAGTGATCTCCACTAGGAGCGGAGGTTCAGGTTCCGGCGTCAACGAGTCCTGCACCTGCTGCTCAGACGTCTGAGGGGCCATTGTGGATCCACCCGTGCTCCTGCCACCGCCTCTCCCCCCACGGACACCACGGCGACGGCGACGACCAGATGAAGCGGCCAGCTGCTCGCGGGCTTCGTCCAAAACAGCTTCAGCGTCCTGCCCCGGACGAACCACACGCACGAGGAGATTCTCCTGGTCGGGCGGAGGATCAAGAAGCAACACAGGATTCAGCCCAAGCCAGCCGTAGACCCTTTCCTGTTCTTCGTCCATGGGAACAGCCACCAGTTCAGGATCTTGACGCCGTGTCGCCGGTGCGGGCTCTGTGGCTTCACTCGAAGACTCACCTGATGCGGCGGGCGCCAAACTGTCATCCAGGACTGAAGCATCCGTCGTGGTCTGAGAGCGCCCACGACCACTGCGTCGCCGCCTGCCGTTGGTGGACTCTGAGGACAAAGACACCTCCGCTCGAGCCGATGAGGCCGAACGGACGAGCCCCGTGGCAGTGGCTAACGGCTGGAGAAGATCCTTACCGGGCAGAACAGCAACATGGCCGAGACCGCCACAGCTGGCACAAGCTCGACCAAACAATTCATAGATGTTCTGACCTTGACGCTTACGAGTCAGCTCCACCAGGCCTAGCTCGGTGAGCTGAGCAATCTGAGGACGAGCCGAATCGTCACGAATCGCCGTCGTGAAATGCTCCAGAAGCTGAAGCTGATCGCGACGCGAATCCATGTCGATGAAATCGATGATGATCACGCCGCCGATATTGCGCAGTTTCAGTTGCCTTGCGATCTCAACTGCCGCCTCACAGTTAGTCCAGAGCACCGTTTCCCTGGCATTCGCGGAGCGGGTGAAGGACCCCGAGTTCACATCGATGACCGTGAGCGCCTCGGTGGGTTCGATGATCACGTACCCGCCAGAAGGTAGATCCACTCTGGGCTTCAGGGCATCGCGGATCGCCGCATTGACCTTGAAATGCTCCAGAAGCTCGTCAGGCTCGCCGTGAGCTTCCACACTGAAATGGGTCGCCTCTTCACCGAGAAATCCGGTCACTCTCTCAACAGCTGCCGGATCATCGACAACCACACGACTGAGCTCTGGAGCGATGTGATCTCGGAGGATGCGGTGAATGAAATCCTCATCACGGTTGAGAAGCACCGGCGGTGACGCGGTCTCAGCAGCCTTCTGGATCGCTTCCCACTGCCGCATCAGTGACTCCAGATCATCGATCAGGAGTTCTTCGCTCACCTCGTCTGCTTCGGTACGAATCAGCAAACCCGCGCCCGGTGGTTTCACAAGAACCCCCAGGGCCCGGAGGCGGTTGCGCTCACCTTCGGAGCTGATTCTCTTGGAAATATTCACCCCCTGGCCACTGGGTTGAAGCACGAGGTAGCGCCCTGGGAGAGCCAGATTTCCTGTGAGCCTTGGCCCTTTGGTGCCGGTTGGCTCTTTCATGACCTGCACCAGCACCTTCTGGCGAGGTTCAAGCAATTCGGTGATCCCTGCGGAACCTTTCTTGAGGCGCAGAGGACCGAGATCAGTTACGTGGATAAACCCGTTCTTCTCGCTTTCGCCGATATTGACGAATGCTGCATCAATTCCCGGAAGCACATTTTCAACTGTGCCGAGATAAACATCACCAATCTGATAGCGGCCTTGGGCCACAATCAGCTCATCAACACGGTCATCGGTCAGAACCGCTGCGATGCGCAGCTGTTCAGCGATGACAATTTGCTGGGGCATAAACAGAACTGACGACGCCCGTCAGGACAGAAGCCGGTTGATGGGCTTAACAGCTCATCGAACGGAAGGAAATTGATCGAGATGCCCGAAGGCAGAAATGATTTGGAGTGAATTACTCCTTTCAAAACAATCAACGTAAAAACGAAGATCGATGAAGACGCGATGGGCCTTTCTTTCCAACGAATCTGGACAAGAAGACCGGGACAGATCTGTGGCGTAAGCCCTTGATGTGATGTCCTGAACGAAACCTAGCACTGCAGGAGTCCCAACTCCATGCGCCGTACCTGGGAGAGCGTCAGCTCATCATCCAGTCGCTCAGACAGCCAGTGGCAGAGCTGGGCAGGTTTGAGACTGCGCCCCTGTTCATCCACAGCTGCTATCAACTCCAATTGAGCTGATGACGATGAATCAGCAGCATCAATGGAGACCAAGCGCAGCGTCTTCAGCAGGACCCTGACATCACGCCGACGAGGCCGCCCCTTCTTGTCGGTGTCCTCCCAGATCAGTTCATCTTCGCGGAGCATCTCCGCAATCGCGCCCTCCCAATCAGCTTTGGAAGAATGCTCTTTGGCGGAGTGAGCACTCAGGGTGAAACGCCAGCGACTAAACACAATCCTTTGGGAGAGGCTCGGAGAGGACACAGGAACCTCTTCTGCGGACAGAAGGCTCAACCCAGGAGGCAAGCAAGCCTGCCAGGACTCTTGAGCGACTTGTGGATCAACAGGTTCAGTGAATTCCAGATCCATCCACTCGCCCTCGGCCTCGACACCGAGAGGAAGCGCCAGTGCCAGCTGCAGGCGGGGAAGAGGATGGAATCCTCCTGTGAAGCTCACCGGCAGGCCCGATCGCCGCAGTGCTCTCTCAAACAGACGCACAAGGTCGAGATGACTCAGCAGTGCCATGGCTCCGGTTTTACTGAAGCGGAAGCGGAGCCTGCAGACACGCTCACTGGCCGGAGACCGTTGAGGCCGGGTCTCTGGGACCGCTGGAGGCCGCACCACAACGTTGTGACCCAGGTCAGGGCCACAGACACCGCAGCTGCTGCAACCATCAAAGGAGCAGTCAGGAACGACTGTGGCGGCAAGCGCATGCTGGAGATCATCAGCAAGCCACTGCTTCTCGATGCCGCTGTCGATGTGATCCCAGGGGAGTGGCTGACGGCAGAACGCCTGCAGATCGCGCCGCTCAAGCGCAGCCACAGCACTCCAGCTCCCAAGTTCCATGGCTCGATAGCGCCCCTCCAGGCCGGCTGCAGCGATGGCCCCGGTCCAGGCCTCATAGGTGCGATCAAGAGCCTCAAACCAGGCATCCATCCCTGCCCCTGCACGCCAGGCCGATTCGATCACCGGTGCCAAGCGACGGTCTCCACGGCCAACGAAATCCTCCATGGCCGAAAGGCGGACATCCGTGAAATTGAAACGCACCCCGCGCAGCCTTCTCCCTGCCTCCCGAAGCAACTGCTGACGACGCAGGAACTCCTCCGTGGAGACGCTGTGCCACTGGAATGGCGTGTGCGGTTTGGGCGTGAAGTTGCTGATCGTGATGTTGAGACTGAGGCGTCCAAGATCTCGGCAACGCTCCTGAAGCATCCGACAGGTTTCGGCGATACCGAGCACATCCGCATCGGTCTCGCCTGGCAGCCCGATCATGAAATAGAGCTTCACTTTGCGATAACCGTTCTGCATAGCCGTGCGGATGCCCTGCAGCAGGTCTTCATCCGTAAGCCCCTTGTTCACGATGTCCCGCAGCCGCTGGGTCCCGGCCTCAGGAGCGAAGGTGAGACCGGCCTGCCTTGCACCGCCGAGGATATGAGCGATGTCCTCGTCGAAGCGGTCCACCCGCTGGCTGGGTAGCTGGAGTGTGACGTTGCGG belongs to Synechococcus sp. WH 7805 and includes:
- a CDS encoding TIGR03960 family B12-binding radical SAM protein, with the translated sequence MTVSLNTTLQTVPFDELVDAGINRPARYIGHELGVVPRDWAGARVRWALTYPEVYEVGASNLGHIILYSILNAVPGQVCDRAYLPASDLAQRLREKEQALFGVESRWPLNAFDILGFSLSYELGATNILEMLALCRVPIRAGDRGDLPLDAPGAPPLIFAGGPTATSNPEPYAPFFDFIALGDGEELLPEIGLVVAEAKADGLTRSQLLRDLAQVPGIYVPSLYEAGEDGVTLQPVDPELPPRVLRRVATPMPHYAMGLVPHVETVHDRLTVEIRRGCTRGCRFCQPGMLTRPARDVEPEAVIEAVETGMERTGYSDFSLLSLSCSDYLALPAVGVELRNRLADRNVTLQLPSQRVDRFDEDIAHILGGARQAGLTFAPEAGTQRLRDIVNKGLTDEDLLQGIRTAMQNGYRKVKLYFMIGLPGETDADVLGIAETCRMLQERCRDLGRLSLNITISNFTPKPHTPFQWHSVSTEEFLRRQQLLREAGRRLRGVRFNFTDVRLSAMEDFVGRGDRRLAPVIESAWRAGAGMDAWFEALDRTYEAWTGAIAAAGLEGRYRAMELGSWSAVAALERRDLQAFCRQPLPWDHIDSGIEKQWLADDLQHALAATVVPDCSFDGCSSCGVCGPDLGHNVVVRPPAVPETRPQRSPASERVCRLRFRFSKTGAMALLSHLDLVRLFERALRRSGLPVSFTGGFHPLPRLQLALALPLGVEAEGEWMDLEFTEPVDPQVAQESWQACLPPGLSLLSAEEVPVSSPSLSQRIVFSRWRFTLSAHSAKEHSSKADWEGAIAEMLREDELIWEDTDKKGRPRRRDVRVLLKTLRLVSIDAADSSSSAQLELIAAVDEQGRSLKPAQLCHWLSERLDDELTLSQVRRMELGLLQC
- the pheA gene encoding prephenate dehydratase, whose product is MPMRLAFLGPKGTYGERAAREMLTLEGIPDGELVACSGLRAVVDHVADGRCDGAVVPVENSVEGGVTASLDALWSHRDLCVRRAVVLPIRHALLSSGSMADITEVLSHPQALAQCSGWLSTNLPGALQLPTSSTAEAARMVRGSRFRAAIADRSVGERMELQQLAFPVNDVAGNCTRFLFLKRGERLREGDVASLAFSLNRNAPGALIEALQAIAGLGLNMSRIESRPSKRELGEYVFFVDVELPSANVEGVLDALEDQLHPLCEHLAQFGAYPSSDLS
- a CDS encoding Rne/Rng family ribonuclease, whose product is MPQQIVIAEQLRIAAVLTDDRVDELIVAQGRYQIGDVYLGTVENVLPGIDAAFVNIGESEKNGFIHVTDLGPLRLKKGSAGITELLEPRQKVLVQVMKEPTGTKGPRLTGNLALPGRYLVLQPSGQGVNISKRISSEGERNRLRALGVLVKPPGAGLLIRTEADEVSEELLIDDLESLMRQWEAIQKAAETASPPVLLNRDEDFIHRILRDHIAPELSRVVVDDPAAVERVTGFLGEEATHFSVEAHGEPDELLEHFKVNAAIRDALKPRVDLPSGGYVIIEPTEALTVIDVNSGSFTRSANARETVLWTNCEAAVEIARQLKLRNIGGVIIIDFIDMDSRRDQLQLLEHFTTAIRDDSARPQIAQLTELGLVELTRKRQGQNIYELFGRACASCGGLGHVAVLPGKDLLQPLATATGLVRSASSARAEVSLSSESTNGRRRRSGRGRSQTTTDASVLDDSLAPAASGESSSEATEPAPATRRQDPELVAVPMDEEQERVYGWLGLNPVLLLDPPPDQENLLVRVVRPGQDAEAVLDEAREQLAASSGRRRRRGVRGGRGGGRSTGGSTMAPQTSEQQVQDSLTPEPEPPLLVEITPLEMAPVPEAAVSISLPNVETSEDEAPQDTNSNGEETRLGRRRRRSSATDG
- a CDS encoding LON peptidase substrate-binding domain-containing protein, coding for MADLSVRELPLFPLPDIVLFPSDVLPLHIFESRYRMMLQSVLETDRRFGVVRWDPHTQSMASIGCCAEVIQHQTGEDGRSNIVTLGQQRFRVLNVTRETPFRTAMVSWIEDDPVEDMNSLHSLTESVASALKDVVELTGKLTDSPTALPEDLPDLPRELSFWIGAHLGGPVADQQQELLELTSTRSRLEQEFSMLDETRRQLAARTVLRDTLSSSNTDNG
- the rpsJ gene encoding 30S ribosomal protein S10 codes for the protein MSTAIAQQKIRIRLKAFDRRMLDLSCDKIIETADNTAATAIGPIPLPTKRKIYCVLRSPHVDKDSREHFETRTHRRIIDIYSPSAKTIDALMKLDLPSGVDIEVKL
- a CDS encoding DUF1997 domain-containing protein yields the protein MALAFHASQKLDLPVVAQSTLLEAYLQEKDRVIKALLDPRQLSKTGEGTYTYTVTTLQVFQLQVRPVVSLAVSLSEGVLCIQATEATLDGLGLVDDFQLSLEALLEATDRGLQGEANLAVNVSQPPLLRLIPKRVLESTGESILNGILITIKGRVGRQLVNDFQDWCVRSSDGAQNTPSALGSITGKQPG
- a CDS encoding ribonuclease HII; amino-acid sequence: MIVGVDEVGRGCLFGPVFAAAVSLTESAAAELTALGLTDSKALSARRRVDLVPQIQAKASAWALGQGSAREIDAHGIRVATELAMLRALQKLPKHPELVLVDGVLPLRLWAGDQRSIVRGDSKEASIAAASVLAKVTRDGLMQRLAERFPGYGLERHAGYGTVLHRQSLLAAGPTSMHRRSFLTRLFPSDGAQS
- a CDS encoding methyltransferase domain-containing protein, with the translated sequence MPLPAFLGPAAIGVAAAAGAYVLWSRRNRAYLSSESVASAYDAWTEDRLLETLWGDHVHLGHYGAPPRNKDFRRAKADFVHELVRWSGLDQLPPGAKVLDVGCGIGGSARILARDYGFDVLGVSISPAQIRRATELTPEGMTCRFAVMDALDLELNDGEFDAVWSVEAGPHMPDKQRYADELLRMIRPGGMLAIADWNRRDPLDGPLNRQERWVMHQLLTQWAHPEFASIRGLQHNLETSVYSKGPIAVANWNQQTLPSWNDSILEGLRRPSAVLRLGPSAIVQGLRETPTLLLMRWAFARGMMQFGVFRLNGDQERSELG